One Streptomyces sp. ML-6 genomic region harbors:
- a CDS encoding NADH-quinone oxidoreductase subunit A, translating into MNAYAPILVLGALGAGFAIFSVVMATLIGPKRYNRAKFEAYECGIEPTPTPAGGGRFPIKYYLTAMLFIVFDIEIVFLYPWAVTFDALGIFGLVEMLLFVLTVFVAYAYVWRRGGLEWD; encoded by the coding sequence GTGAATGCTTACGCGCCCATCCTCGTGCTCGGCGCCCTCGGGGCAGGGTTTGCGATCTTCTCCGTGGTCATGGCCACGCTTATCGGCCCCAAGCGGTACAACCGGGCGAAGTTCGAAGCGTACGAGTGCGGCATCGAGCCCACCCCTACGCCGGCCGGAGGCGGCCGCTTCCCCATCAAGTACTACCTGACGGCGATGCTCTTCATCGTCTTCGACATCGAGATCGTCTTCCTCTATCCCTGGGCGGTCACCTTCGACGCCCTGGGGATCTTCGGGCTCGTGGAGATGCTGCTCTTCGTGCTCACCGTCTTCGTCGCCTACGCGTACGTATGGCGTCGCGGCGGCCTGGAATGGGACTGA